A region from the Euleptes europaea isolate rEulEur1 chromosome 13, rEulEur1.hap1, whole genome shotgun sequence genome encodes:
- the MN1 gene encoding LOW QUALITY PROTEIN: transcriptional activator MN1 (The sequence of the model RefSeq protein was modified relative to this genomic sequence to represent the inferred CDS: deleted 1 base in 1 codon) encodes MFALEQFEAPSGGRGGGAGERGNGGGGGFGAGGGCHFKASPFAGGEAGLGEPSPAALLAMNLSLAGEAAYGFPGARGGPGDLPHAQPQPAHAFFGSQPSPHAAPPQPAAAHFGGGFGPEPSASCLHGGRLLGYPGAQQAFAADGYEQQQQQQQHLADGAAGGEGFGAQRAGPLPDFQAPPPPHHHPPGVPAPCLPLDQSPNRAASFHGLPGAAAAASEPPGLDAHRRLPAHGAAALEALDYSYAAAAESHFDLPPGFSPAEADGQLPHYAAGRQQGPGAGGFSAPASALPRAPAGMGAMPKAPPPPPPGVFFERFAGARKMPLSLEPGLGARHPLLHHQHPPHPPPPPPGLLARQNSCPPALPRQPQPQQPCPEGSAAHPALQDDGGGGALLPAQHAPFEYPIHRLENRSLQHPYGGGGGPGEPGYNVHHHPPPPPPGSQRLQHFDAPPYLPAVAKRPRFDSWGGGGGGLDSHLSPSYSALPPGDFPPPAPDAFPPPAPQGPPLQPPPSADHHAALQQQQQQQQQQHQQRHHAALLMKHMAASRHPPPPRLRQAGLQQLGGPPPHGHPHAEPAFEAQEGAWFPAAAAAGDLLFRPGGGGLAGLQEPPTLRLPPTADGPAPSPAGLHGPFGLSPPAERRPGPDFAAPQPQQPPQPPQQHAFPFAGAPGRQAPPHGASPAPYGPPTDFHSAAPPPRPPPPSSKLGALSLASFPKAGGGGGGVGGPGGGPKEGGVGGGLFGQSCLAALSTACQNMIASLGAPNLNVTFAKKGPTAAGAAGGGGGGAGGGEGAKRSKLGPAEPPEAAAPGPPPPPPGPPPADSGLSPNYSPGPAPGDAKAGGGRGRGRRKRDSGHVSPAGGGGGGGFFDKYGPSGGAEGSSPGQAAERGGPGGGGGGAPHLHEPHKALSTPPAPAAPWAKGAAADLLLPPAGAAAAEQHELLPALEKAEAGSPRGDFPDEAGADDRVSSSSDTPLARGPPSRSPLLHGQKGGLAPLGLHAASTSSPPDGYGGGAPPSSGAPAHDEIHPLEILQAQIQLQRQQFSISDDQPLALQSAKQQQQQQQQPPDGGGQDGDELSSCCAAAEGSKASASSSSSSSSSVSTIDLDSLMAEHSAAWYLPADKALLDGHEEDKALAPWEKAKPPMPSKEALDLPSAKTSAAAQTGSHLQCLSVHCTEDMGEAKGRTAVPTWRSLHSDISNRFGTFVAALT; translated from the exons aTGTTCGCGCTGGAGCAGTTCGAGGCGCCGagcggcggccggggcggcggggcgggcgagCGCGGcaacggcggcggggggggcttCGGGGCGGGCGGGGGCTGCCACTTCAAGGCGTCGCCCTTCGCCGGCGGCGAGGCGGGGCTGGGCGAGCCGTCGCCGGCGGCGCTGCTGGCCATGAACCTGAGCCTGGCGGGCGAGGCGGCCTACGGCTTCCCCGGGGCGCGCGGGGGCCCCGGCGACCTGCCCCACGCCCAGCCCCAGCCCGCGCACGCCTTCTTCGGCAGCCAGCCCTCCCCGCACGCCGCGCCCCCCCAGCCCGCCGCGGCCCACTTCGGGGGCGGCTTCGGGCCGGAGCCCAGCGCCTCGTGCCTGCACGGCGGCCGCCTCCTCGGCTACCCGGGCGCCCAGCAGGCCTTCGCCGCCGACGGCtacgagcagcagcagcagcagcagcagcacctggcCGACGGGGCGGCGGGCGGCGAGGGCTTCGGGGCGCAGCGGGCCGGCCCCCTCCCGGACTTccaggcgccgccgccgccgcaccaCCACCCC CCCGGCGTGCCGGCCCCCTGCCTGCCCCTGGACCAGTCGCCCAACCGCGCCGCCTCTTTCCACGGCCTGcccggcgccgccgccgccgcctcggagCCGCCCGGCCTGGACGCGCACAGGCGCCTCCCCGCCCACGGCGCCGCCGCCCTCGAGGCCCTGGACTACAGctacgccgccgccgccgagagCCACTTCGACTTGCCCCCCGGCTTCTCCCCCGCCGAGGCCGACGGGCAGCTGCCCCACTACGCGGCCGGCAGGCAGCAGGGGCCCGGCGCGGGCGGCTTCTCCGCGCCCGCCTCGGCCTTGCCCCGAGCGCCCGCGGGGATGGGCGCcatgcccaaggcccccccgccgccgccgcccggggtcTTCTTCGAGAGGTTCGCGGGCGCCCGCAAGATGCCGCTGAGCCTGGAGCCGGGCCTGGGGGCCAGGCACCCCCTCCTGCACCACCAGCACCCGCCgcacccgccgccgccgccgccgggcctcCTGGCCAGGCAGAACTCGTGCCCGCCCGCCCTGCCCCGGCAGCCGCAGCCGCAGCAGCCGTGCCCCGAGGGCAGCGCCGCCCACCCGGCTCTGCAAgacgacggcggcggcggcgccctcCTCCCGGCCCAGCACGCCCCCTTCGAGTACCCCATCCACCGGCTGGAGAACAGGAGCCTGCAGCACCCCtacggcggaggcggcggcccgGGGGAGCCCGGCTACAACGTGCACCACcacccgccgcccccgcccccgggcTCGCAGCGCCTGCAGCACTTCGACGCGCCCCCCTACCTGCCCGCCGTGGCCAAGAGGCCCCGCTTCGACTcgtggggcggcggcggcggcggcctggaCAGCCACCTCTCGCCCTCCTACTCGGCCCTGCCGCCGGGAGACTTCCCGCCGCCCGCGCCCGACGCCTTCCCGCCGCCGGCCCCGCAGGGCCCCCCGCTCCAGCCGCCGCCCAGCGCCGACCACCACGCCgccctccagcagcagcagcagcagcagcagcagcagcatcagcagcGCCACCACGCCGCCCTGCTCATGAAGCACATGGCCGCCTCGCGccacccgccgccgccgcgcctccgCCAGGCCGGCCTGCAGCAGCTGGGGGGCCCCCCGCCCCACGGCCACCCCCACGCCGAGCCCGCCTTCGAGGCGCAGGAGGGCGCCTGGTtccccgcggcggcggcggcgggggaccTGCTCTTccggccggggggcggcggcctgGCGGGCCTGCAGGAGCCCCCGACGCTGCGGCTGCCCCCGACGGCCGACGGCCCCGCGCCCTCCCCCGCCGGCCTGCACGGCCCGTTCGGCCTGAGCCCGCCCGCCGAGCGCCGGCCCGGCCCGGACTTCGCCGCCCCGCAGCCGCAGCAGCCGCCGCAGCCGCCGCAGCAGCACGCCTTCCCCTTCGCCGGCGCCCCCGGCCGCCAGGCGCCCCCGCACGGCGCCTCGCCCGCCCCCTACGGCCCCCCGACGGACTTCCACagcgccgccccgccgccccggcccccgccgcccagcagcaagctgggcgcCCTGTcgctggcctccttccccaaggcgggcggcggcggcggcggcgtcgggGGGCCGGGCGGGGGCCCCAAGGAGGGCGGCGTCGGGGGGGGCCTCTTCGGGCAGAGCTGCCTGGCCGCCCTGTCCACCGCCTGCCAGAACATGATCGCCAGCCTGGGCGCCCCCAACCTCAACGTCACCTTCGCCAAGAAGGGCCCgacggcggcgggggcggcgggcggcggcggcggcggggcgggcggCGGGGAGGGCGCCAAGCGCAGCAAGCTCGGCCCCGCCGAGCCCCCCGAGGCGGCCGCCCCCgggcccccgccgcctccccccgggCCCCCGCCCGCCGACAGCGGCTTGTCGCCCAACTACTCCCCCGGACCGGCGCCCGGCgacgccaaggcgggcggcgggcGCGGCAGGGGCCGTCGGAAACGGGACAGCGGCCACGTCAgcccggccggcggcggcggcggcggcggcttcttcGACAAGTACGGCCCGTCGGGCGGCGCGGAGGGCAGCAGCCCCGGGCAGGCGGCGGAGCGAGGCGgcccggggggcggcggcggcggcgccccccaCCTCCACGAGCCGCACAAGGCCCTCAGCACCccgcccgcccccgccgccccttgGGCCAAGGGGGCCGCCGCAGACCTCCTGTTGCCCccggccggggcggcggcggccgagcAGCACGAGCTGCTGCCTGCCTTGGAGAAGGCCGAGGCCGGCTCGCCCCGCGGAGACTTCCCCGACGAGGCGGGCGCCGACGACCGGGTGTCCTCCAGCTCCGACACGCCGCTGGCCAGAGGCCCGCCCAGCCGCAGCCCGCTGCTCCACGGACAGAAGGGCGGCCTGGCCCCGCTCGGCCTGCACGCCGCCTCGACCTCCAGCCCCCCCGACGGCTACGGCGGCGGGGCCCCCCCCAGCAGCGGCGCGCCGGCCCACGACGAGATCCACCCGCTGGAGATCCTGCAGGCCCAGATCCAGCTGCAGCGCCAGCAGTTCAGCATCTCCGACGACCAGCCGCTCGCCCTCCAGAGcgccaagcagcagcagcagcagcagcagcagccccccgaCGGCGGCGGCCAGGACGGCGAcgagctgagcagctgctgcgCGGCGGCCGAGGGCAGCAAGGcctccgcttcctcctcctcctcctcctcctcctccgtcagCACCATCGACCTGGACTCGCTCATGGCCGAGCACTCTGCCGCCTGGTACCTGCCCGCCGACAAGGCCCTTCTCGACGGGCACGAGGAGGACAAGGCCCTGGCGCCCTGGGAGAAGGCCAAGCCCCCCATGCCCAGCAAAGAAG
- the PITPNB gene encoding phosphatidylinositol transfer protein beta isoform isoform X1 produces the protein MVLVKEFRVVLPCSVQEYQVGQLYSVAEASKNETGGGEGIQVLKNEPYEKDGETGQYTHKIYHLKSKVPGFVRMIAPEGSLVFHEKAWNAYPYCRTVVTNEYMKEDFVIKIETWHKPDLGSSDNVHELDPDTWKSIEVVHIDIADRNQVEPGDYKADEDPALFQSVKTKRGPLGPNWKKELAADEDCPKMCAYKLVTIKFKWWGLQNKVENFIQKQEKRIFTNFHRQLFCWIDKWIDLSMEDIRQMEDETQRELEALRNQGQVRGTSAANDE, from the exons ATGGTGCTCGTCAAGGAATT CCGCGTGGTCCTGCCCTGCTCCGTGCAAGAG tatCAAGTCGGGCAGCTGTATTCTGTGGCCGAAGCCAGCAAGAACGAGACGGGGGGCGGCGAAGGGATCCAGGTCCTGAAGAACGAGCCCTACGAGAAGGATGGCGAGACTGGCCAGTACACCCACAAGATCTACCACCTGAAGAG CAAAGTCCCTGGTTTTGTGCGAATGATTGCTCCCGAAGGCTCGCTGGTCTTCCACGAAAAGGCCTGGAACGCGTACCCATACTGCCGGACGG TCGTCACG aACGAATACATGAAAGAGGACTTCGTCATCAAAATTGAGACATGGCATAAGCCGGACTTGGGGAGTTCGGACAAC GTCCACGAGCTGGATCCAGATACATGGAAGAGCATTGAAGTTGTTCACATTGACATTGCTGACCGAAACCAAGTGGAACCAGGA GACTACAAAGCTGACGAGGACCCAGCACTTTTCCAGTCAGTCAAGACCAAGAGAGGCCCTTTAGGACCCAACTGGAAG AAGGAGCTGGCAGCTGATGAGGACTGTCCCAAAATGTGCGCCTACAAGTTGGTGACGATCAAATTTAAGTGGTGGGGATTGCAGAATAAAGTCGAGAACTTCATTCAGAAG CAAGAAAAGAGGATCTTCACCAACTTCCATCGGCAGCTCTTCTGCTGGATTGACAAGTGGATCGATCTCTCTATGGAAGACATCCGGCAGATGGAGGATGAAACCCAGAGAGAGCTGGAAGCG TTGCGTAACCAAGGTCAGGTGAGAGGGACGAGCGCCGCCAACGATGAATGA
- the PITPNB gene encoding phosphatidylinositol transfer protein beta isoform isoform X2 — translation MVLVKEFRVVLPCSVQEYQVGQLYSVAEASKNETGGGEGIQVLKNEPYEKDGETGQYTHKIYHLKSKVPGFVRMIAPEGSLVFHEKAWNAYPYCRTVVTNEYMKEDFVIKIETWHKPDLGSSDNVHELDPDTWKSIEVVHIDIADRNQVEPGDYKADEDPALFQSVKTKRGPLGPNWKKELAADEDCPKMCAYKLVTIKFKWWGLQNKVENFIQKQEKRIFTNFHRQLFCWIDKWIDLSMEDIRQMEDETQRELEAMRKKGSVRGTLAADV, via the exons ATGGTGCTCGTCAAGGAATT CCGCGTGGTCCTGCCCTGCTCCGTGCAAGAG tatCAAGTCGGGCAGCTGTATTCTGTGGCCGAAGCCAGCAAGAACGAGACGGGGGGCGGCGAAGGGATCCAGGTCCTGAAGAACGAGCCCTACGAGAAGGATGGCGAGACTGGCCAGTACACCCACAAGATCTACCACCTGAAGAG CAAAGTCCCTGGTTTTGTGCGAATGATTGCTCCCGAAGGCTCGCTGGTCTTCCACGAAAAGGCCTGGAACGCGTACCCATACTGCCGGACGG TCGTCACG aACGAATACATGAAAGAGGACTTCGTCATCAAAATTGAGACATGGCATAAGCCGGACTTGGGGAGTTCGGACAAC GTCCACGAGCTGGATCCAGATACATGGAAGAGCATTGAAGTTGTTCACATTGACATTGCTGACCGAAACCAAGTGGAACCAGGA GACTACAAAGCTGACGAGGACCCAGCACTTTTCCAGTCAGTCAAGACCAAGAGAGGCCCTTTAGGACCCAACTGGAAG AAGGAGCTGGCAGCTGATGAGGACTGTCCCAAAATGTGCGCCTACAAGTTGGTGACGATCAAATTTAAGTGGTGGGGATTGCAGAATAAAGTCGAGAACTTCATTCAGAAG CAAGAAAAGAGGATCTTCACCAACTTCCATCGGCAGCTCTTCTGCTGGATTGACAAGTGGATCGATCTCTCTATGGAAGACATCCGGCAGATGGAGGATGAAACCCAGAGAGAGCTGGAAGCG ATGCGTAAGAAGGGTTCCGTTCGAGGTACGTTGGCTGCTGACGTCTAG